One region of Demequina sp. TMPB413 genomic DNA includes:
- the rplJ gene encoding 50S ribosomal protein L10: MATPDKVATVKALADQFRSANAVYVTEYRGLSVAQLAKLRTGLNGTATYAVVKNTLAALAAKDADVEGLDSLFVGPTAIAFVTGDPVEAAKGLRDFTKESDKLVLKGGVLEGKLLSAEDITKIASLESREVLLAKAAGAFKASLFGAAYLFQAPLSQAVRTVDALREKQESAA, translated from the coding sequence ATGGCGACGCCAGACAAGGTGGCGACGGTCAAGGCGCTCGCGGATCAGTTCCGCAGCGCAAATGCCGTCTACGTCACCGAGTACCGCGGATTGTCCGTTGCCCAGCTCGCAAAGCTGCGCACGGGCCTGAACGGTACCGCGACCTATGCGGTCGTGAAGAACACGCTTGCGGCGCTCGCGGCCAAGGATGCCGACGTAGAGGGACTTGACTCCCTCTTCGTGGGTCCCACGGCCATCGCATTCGTCACCGGTGATCCGGTGGAGGCTGCGAAGGGTCTTCGTGATTTCACCAAGGAGAGCGACAAGCTCGTCCTGAAGGGTGGCGTTCTGGAGGGCAAGCTGCTCTCCGCTGAGGACATCACCAAGATCGCGAGCCTCGAGTCTCGCGAGGTACTGCTCGCCAAGGCAGCAGGCGCTTTCAAGGCGTCGCTGTTCGGTGCGGCATACCTCTTCCAAGCACCACTGTCTCAGGCGGTGCGAACCGTCGACGCCCTGCGCGAGAAGCAGGAATCCGCAGCCTAA
- the rplA gene encoding 50S ribosomal protein L1 — MKRSKAYRDNAQLVDKSQLYTPLEAIRLAQKTSSKKTDSTIDVVFKLGVDPRHADQMVRSTVILPHGTGKTARVLVFANGDKADAAREAGADIVGGDELIEEVQNGRTDFDAVVATPDLMGKVGRLGRVLGPRGLMPNPKTGTVTMDVAKAVSDIKGGKIEFRVDKHANLHTVLGKASFGDQKLLENYQALIDEVLRSKPSASKGKYILKAAVSATTGPGIPLDATAKAEA; from the coding sequence ATGAAGCGCTCCAAGGCCTACCGCGACAACGCACAGCTTGTCGACAAGAGCCAGCTCTACACGCCGCTCGAGGCGATCCGTCTCGCGCAGAAGACCTCGTCCAAGAAGACAGACTCGACCATCGACGTCGTCTTCAAGCTCGGCGTCGACCCCCGTCACGCGGACCAGATGGTCCGTTCCACCGTCATCCTGCCTCACGGCACCGGCAAGACCGCCAGGGTCCTGGTCTTCGCCAACGGTGACAAGGCAGACGCCGCCCGCGAGGCTGGCGCCGACATCGTCGGTGGCGACGAACTCATCGAAGAGGTCCAGAACGGACGCACGGACTTCGACGCCGTCGTGGCCACGCCAGACCTCATGGGCAAGGTCGGCCGTCTTGGCCGCGTGCTGGGTCCCCGTGGCCTCATGCCGAACCCCAAGACCGGCACCGTGACGATGGACGTGGCCAAGGCTGTGTCCGACATCAAGGGCGGAAAGATCGAGTTCCGTGTCGACAAGCACGCCAACCTGCACACCGTGCTGGGCAAGGCGTCGTTTGGCGACCAGAAGCTGCTCGAGAACTACCAGGCTCTCATCGATGAGGTGCTGCGTTCGAAGCCCTCCGCCTCGAAGGGTAAGTACATCCTGAAGGCGGCCGTGTCGGCCACCACCGGCCCCGGCATCCCGCTGGACGCCACCGCTAAGGCAGAGGCTTAA
- the rplL gene encoding 50S ribosomal protein L7/L12 has translation MAKLTTEQLIEAFKELTLVELSEFVKAFEETFEVTAAAPVAAAAAAPAAAAAEEVEEKDSFDVILAAVGDKKIQVIKEVRALTSLGLGEAKALVDEAPKTILEGAKKDDAEKAKAQLEAAGATVELK, from the coding sequence ATGGCGAAGCTCACCACCGAGCAGCTCATTGAGGCATTCAAGGAGCTCACGCTCGTCGAGCTCTCCGAGTTCGTGAAGGCATTCGAGGAGACCTTCGAGGTCACCGCAGCCGCCCCCGTCGCTGCTGCCGCTGCCGCTCCGGCTGCTGCTGCCGCAGAAGAGGTCGAAGAGAAGGACTCCTTCGACGTCATTCTGGCCGCTGTTGGCGACAAGAAGATCCAGGTCATCAAGGAGGTGCGTGCCCTCACGTCCCTCGGTCTTGGCGAAGCCAAGGCTCTCGTTGACGAGGCCCCCAAGACGATCCTCGAGGGTGCCAAGAAGGACGACGCCGAGAAGGCCAAGGCTCAGCTTGAGGCTGCCGGCGCCACGGTCGAGCTCAAGTAG
- the rpoB gene encoding DNA-directed RNA polymerase subunit beta, whose product MAASRTDSAFANQTASRRVSFAQVSEPVEVPNLIGLQTESFDWLLGNKAWQTRIEAARKAGRNDVPEVAGLQEIFEEISPIEDFGQTMSLSFSDPYFEEPRHTPEECKEKDFTYAAQLFVTAEFMNNTTGEIKSQTVFMGDFPLMSPRGTFIINGTERVVVSQLVRSPGVYFESTADKTSDKDIYTAKMIPSRGAWLEFEIDKRDAVGVRVDRKRKQSVTLFLKALGLSDEDIAKEFADYPSVLETLEKDTVHSQDEALVDLYRKLRPGEPPTVEAGQNLLDNFYFNPKRYDLAKVGRFKLNKKLGVDKPLGDSVLGVDDIVATVKYIAAAHAGHTTLKGANGEVIVETDDIDHFGNRRIRAVGELIQNQIRTGLSRMERVVRERMTTQDVEAITPQTLINTRPVVAAIREFFGTSQLSQFMDQNNPLAGLTHKRRLSALGPGGLSRDRAGMEVRDVHPSHYGRMCPIETPEGPNIGLIGSLASFGRINPLGFVETPYRKVVKGKITDQVDYLTADDEDRYVIAQANAQVDDNRGFLEERVLVRAKGGEVDFVAPEAVDYIDVSPRQMVSVATALIPFLEHDDANRALMGANMQRQAVPLVRSEAPLVGTGMERRAAVDAGDVVVATKAGVVTEVSSDLVTVANDDGTTGSYRIAKFQRSNQGTSYNQRVIVDEGDRVETGAVIADGPATDNGDLALGKNVLVAFMCWEGHNFEDAIILSQRLVQDDTLSSIHIEEHEVDARDTKLGPEEITRDIPNASEEVLADLDERGIVRIGAEVRAGDILVGKVTPKGETELTPEERLLRAIFGEKAREVRDTSLKVPHGEQGTVIGVRVFTEEDGDDLPAGVNQLVRVYIAQRRKIQEGDKLAGRHGNKGVISTILPQEDMPFLEDGTPVDVILNPLGVPGRMNVGQVLETHLGWVAHEGWDASGVKEDWVKAVPEGSIKAEPGTPVATPVFDGISEQTITGLRTVTTPNRDGDRLLDNTGKARLYDGRSGEPFPEPISVGYKYILKLHHLVDDKIHARSTGPYSMITQQPLGGKAQFGGQRFGEMEVWALEAYGAAYALQELLTIKSDDIIGRVKVYEAIVKGQNIPEPGLPESFRVLMKEMQSLCLNVEVLNAEGQLVEMRESEDDAYQAAESLGISLSSRPDASSVDEI is encoded by the coding sequence TTGGCTGCCTCGCGCACCGATTCCGCTTTCGCCAACCAAACCGCTTCACGCCGCGTTTCATTCGCTCAGGTCTCTGAGCCAGTTGAGGTCCCTAACCTCATCGGGCTGCAGACCGAGTCGTTTGACTGGCTGCTGGGCAACAAGGCTTGGCAAACCCGTATTGAAGCCGCACGGAAGGCAGGTCGCAATGACGTGCCTGAGGTTGCGGGACTTCAGGAGATCTTCGAAGAGATCTCCCCGATCGAGGACTTCGGGCAGACCATGTCCCTGTCCTTCTCGGACCCCTACTTCGAGGAACCCCGCCACACTCCTGAGGAGTGCAAGGAGAAGGACTTCACGTATGCAGCCCAGCTGTTCGTGACGGCGGAGTTCATGAACAACACCACGGGTGAGATCAAGTCTCAGACCGTCTTCATGGGCGACTTCCCGCTCATGAGCCCGCGCGGCACGTTCATCATCAACGGCACCGAGCGCGTTGTCGTTTCTCAGTTGGTGCGCTCGCCAGGCGTGTACTTCGAGTCGACGGCAGACAAGACGTCCGACAAGGACATCTACACCGCGAAGATGATCCCCTCGCGCGGCGCCTGGCTCGAGTTTGAGATCGACAAGCGCGACGCCGTCGGCGTCCGCGTCGACCGCAAGCGCAAGCAGTCAGTCACCCTGTTCCTCAAGGCCCTCGGCCTGTCGGATGAAGACATCGCCAAGGAGTTCGCCGACTACCCGTCAGTGCTCGAGACCCTCGAGAAGGACACCGTCCACTCGCAGGACGAGGCGCTCGTCGACCTCTACCGCAAGCTCCGTCCGGGCGAGCCGCCCACGGTCGAGGCCGGTCAGAACCTGCTCGACAACTTCTACTTCAACCCCAAGCGCTACGACCTCGCCAAGGTTGGCCGCTTCAAGCTGAACAAGAAGTTGGGCGTCGACAAGCCTCTCGGCGACTCGGTGCTCGGTGTCGACGACATCGTTGCGACCGTCAAGTACATCGCGGCCGCTCACGCTGGCCACACGACGCTCAAGGGCGCCAACGGCGAGGTCATCGTCGAGACCGATGACATCGACCACTTTGGCAACCGTCGCATCCGCGCCGTCGGCGAACTGATCCAGAACCAGATCCGCACGGGCCTGTCCCGCATGGAGCGCGTGGTGCGCGAGCGCATGACGACTCAGGACGTCGAGGCCATCACGCCGCAGACCCTGATCAACACGCGTCCCGTCGTCGCCGCCATCCGCGAGTTCTTCGGAACCTCGCAGCTGTCGCAGTTCATGGACCAGAACAACCCGCTCGCGGGACTGACCCACAAGCGTCGTCTGTCGGCACTTGGCCCTGGTGGTCTCTCCCGTGACCGCGCAGGCATGGAAGTGCGTGACGTTCACCCGTCGCACTACGGCCGCATGTGCCCCATCGAGACCCCTGAAGGCCCGAACATCGGCCTGATCGGCTCTCTCGCGTCCTTCGGTCGTATCAACCCGCTCGGCTTTGTCGAGACGCCGTACCGTAAGGTCGTCAAGGGCAAGATCACCGACCAGGTCGACTACCTCACGGCCGACGACGAGGACCGCTACGTCATCGCCCAGGCCAACGCGCAGGTGGACGACAACCGCGGCTTCCTCGAGGAGCGCGTGCTCGTGCGCGCCAAGGGTGGAGAGGTCGACTTCGTCGCCCCCGAAGCCGTTGACTACATCGACGTGTCGCCTCGCCAGATGGTGTCCGTCGCTACTGCGCTCATCCCGTTCCTCGAGCACGACGACGCCAACCGCGCCCTCATGGGTGCGAACATGCAGCGTCAGGCTGTGCCGCTCGTCCGCTCTGAGGCGCCGCTCGTCGGTACCGGTATGGAGCGCCGCGCGGCGGTCGACGCCGGTGACGTGGTCGTTGCCACCAAGGCAGGCGTCGTCACCGAGGTCTCTTCCGACCTGGTGACCGTCGCCAACGACGACGGCACGACGGGTTCCTATCGGATCGCGAAGTTCCAGCGCTCCAACCAGGGCACCAGCTACAACCAGCGCGTGATCGTCGACGAGGGAGACCGCGTCGAGACTGGCGCAGTCATCGCCGACGGTCCTGCCACGGACAACGGCGACCTCGCCTTGGGCAAGAACGTCCTCGTGGCGTTCATGTGCTGGGAAGGTCACAACTTCGAGGACGCGATCATCTTGTCGCAGCGCCTCGTTCAGGATGACACCTTGTCCTCGATTCACATCGAGGAGCACGAGGTCGACGCCCGCGACACCAAGTTGGGCCCTGAAGAGATCACGCGCGACATCCCGAACGCTTCAGAGGAGGTCCTTGCTGACCTCGACGAGCGCGGCATCGTCCGTATCGGTGCCGAGGTACGTGCCGGTGACATCCTCGTCGGCAAGGTCACGCCAAAGGGCGAGACCGAGCTGACCCCAGAGGAGCGCCTGCTGCGCGCCATCTTCGGTGAGAAGGCTCGTGAGGTGCGCGACACGTCGCTCAAGGTTCCTCACGGCGAGCAGGGCACCGTCATCGGCGTCCGCGTCTTCACGGAAGAGGACGGCGACGACCTTCCCGCTGGTGTGAACCAGTTGGTGCGCGTCTACATCGCTCAGCGCCGCAAGATCCAGGAAGGCGACAAGCTCGCTGGCCGCCACGGCAACAAGGGCGTCATCTCGACGATCCTGCCGCAGGAGGACATGCCGTTCCTTGAGGACGGCACGCCAGTGGACGTCATCCTGAACCCGCTTGGTGTTCCCGGCCGCATGAACGTCGGCCAGGTTCTCGAGACCCACCTTGGGTGGGTTGCTCACGAGGGCTGGGACGCCTCCGGCGTCAAGGAGGACTGGGTCAAGGCTGTTCCTGAAGGTTCCATCAAGGCCGAGCCAGGCACGCCAGTGGCGACGCCGGTGTTCGACGGCATCTCGGAGCAGACCATCACCGGCCTGCGCACCGTGACGACCCCGAACCGCGATGGCGACCGCTTGCTGGACAACACCGGCAAGGCGCGACTGTACGACGGTCGCTCTGGTGAGCCGTTCCCTGAGCCGATCTCGGTGGGCTACAAGTACATCCTGAAGCTCCACCACTTGGTGGACGACAAGATTCACGCCCGCTCCACCGGCCCGTACTCGATGATCACCCAGCAGCCGCTCGGCGGTAAGGCGCAGTTCGGTGGCCAGCGCTTCGGTGAGATGGAAGTGTGGGCCCTCGAGGCGTATGGCGCTGCCTACGCCCTGCAGGAGCTCCTGACCATCAAGTCCGACGACATCATCGGTCGTGTGAAGGTCTACGAGGCCATCGTCAAGGGCCAGAACATTCCGGAGCCAGGTCTCCCGGAGTCGTTCAGGGTGCTCATGAAGGAGATGCAGTCGCTGTGCCTGAACGTCGAGGTACTCAACGCAGAAGGCCAGCTGGTCGAGATGCGTGAGTCGGAAGACGACGCTTACCAGGCTGCCGAGTCGCTCGGCATCTCTCTGTCCAGCCGTCCCGACGCTTCCAGCGTCGACGAGATTTAA
- the rplK gene encoding 50S ribosomal protein L11, whose protein sequence is MAPPKKKVAGLIKLQIQAGAANPAPPVGPALGQHGVNIMEFCKAYNAATESQRGNIVPVEITVYEDRSFTFITKTPPASQLIKKAAGVAKGSGVPHTDKVGSLTMAQVREIAETKMDDLNANDIDAAAKIIAGTARSMGITVK, encoded by the coding sequence ATGGCACCCCCGAAGAAGAAGGTTGCCGGCCTGATCAAGCTCCAAATTCAGGCTGGTGCCGCGAACCCGGCTCCGCCCGTCGGCCCTGCACTGGGTCAGCACGGCGTGAACATCATGGAGTTCTGCAAGGCCTACAACGCCGCGACCGAGTCGCAGCGAGGCAACATCGTCCCCGTGGAAATCACGGTGTACGAAGACCGCAGCTTCACGTTCATCACCAAGACCCCGCCCGCGTCACAGCTCATCAAGAAGGCTGCCGGCGTCGCCAAGGGTTCAGGTGTCCCGCACACCGACAAGGTCGGCTCGCTGACCATGGCTCAGGTGCGCGAGATCGCCGAGACCAAGATGGACGACCTCAACGCGAATGACATCGACGCCGCTGCCAAGATCATTGCAGGCACCGCGCGCTCGATGGGCATCACCGTTAAGTAG